The following proteins are co-located in the Heliorestis convoluta genome:
- a CDS encoding DUF1643 domain-containing protein yields the protein MKRKEGTIKNIAVYSDDEKYRYSLTRIWDENKPRATFIGINPSDATELIMDKTVMNLTNHLIYSGYGIVEIVNLFSFRSKDPSILINRKDEFEQPNMHYIKEALNNSQLIIVGWGRNVEKKSAYKAAIAQIKGELSKYSKIVKCFKDKKGNINCHLSIGYSDEWELVEYGF from the coding sequence TTGAAAAGGAAAGAAGGCACAATCAAAAACATAGCTGTTTATTCTGATGATGAAAAATACAGATACTCACTAACTAGGATTTGGGATGAGAATAAACCAAGGGCAACATTTATAGGTATTAATCCCAGTGATGCTACAGAGCTAATAATGGATAAGACAGTTATGAATTTAACCAATCATTTAATTTACAGCGGATATGGCATTGTTGAAATAGTTAACTTGTTTTCCTTTAGATCAAAAGACCCAAGCATCCTTATTAACAGAAAAGATGAATTTGAGCAACCCAATATGCATTACATTAAAGAAGCTCTAAATAATTCTCAGCTAATTATAGTTGGTTGGGGAAGAAATGTTGAGAAGAAGTCAGCATATAAAGCTGCAATTGCTCAGATAAAAGGAGAACTAAGTAAATACAGTAAAATTGTTAAGTGTTTTAAAGACAAAAAAGGCAATATCAACTGCCATCTTAGTATCGGATATAGTGATGAATGGGAGTTAGTAGAATACGGATTTTAG
- a CDS encoding ion channel yields MEKYMQVQKKIANLCTLATLIYISINILNKLEITGIPINEKILIICVGLTVLWLFFNYLFSTRMVVSLITFGILCFSILGVSTSLKIDNQVHTLFSLFLMLTLLILLCINAIHIGLHLNFLDKYIYLKNYRVIILIVSFLLIVVTVIASYSSIYYAYTDYYFQLSKNNYLAYSGSNEVINKFDCLYFSVSTYFSSAYGDIIPKGEIIKIIVQTEMFISYIINVVFTAVFFVFLQKFINESIEQ; encoded by the coding sequence TTGGAAAAGTATATGCAAGTTCAGAAAAAGATAGCAAATCTATGTACGCTAGCTACTTTAATATATATTTCAATAAATATATTAAATAAGTTAGAAATAACAGGTATACCTATAAATGAAAAAATACTTATTATATGTGTCGGATTAACTGTTTTATGGTTGTTTTTTAATTATCTGTTTTCAACAAGAATGGTTGTTTCATTAATTACTTTTGGAATCCTTTGTTTTTCTATTCTAGGAGTATCAACTTCCTTAAAAATAGACAATCAGGTTCACACTTTGTTTTCATTGTTTCTAATGTTGACATTACTGATCCTATTGTGTATAAATGCTATTCATATTGGACTGCATTTGAATTTTCTTGATAAATACATTTATCTCAAAAATTATAGAGTTATAATACTTATAGTATCGTTTTTACTAATAGTTGTAACTGTTATTGCATCATACTCATCAATATATTATGCATATACTGATTATTACTTTCAGTTAAGTAAAAATAACTATTTGGCTTATTCAGGAAGTAATGAAGTAATTAATAAATTCGATTGTCTCTATTTTAGTGTTAGTACTTATTTCTCTTCTGCTTATGGGGATATTATACCAAAAGGTGAGATCATAAAAATAATTGTTCAGACAGAAATGTTCATCAGTTACATTATTAATGTAGTATTTACTGCGGTTTTCTTTGTGTTTCTTCAAAAATTTATTAATGAGTCGATAGAGCAATAA